In Paenibacillus phoenicis, one genomic interval encodes:
- the mraY gene encoding phospho-N-acetylmuramoyl-pentapeptide-transferase, which produces MDFGLILLTIGVSFILEVISAPLIIPLLRRLKFGQQIRGEGPQSHLKKAGTPTMGGIIILLAFTLAFLKFSVVNTDFYVLLVATLGFGLVGFLDDYIKIVFNRSLGLTPRQKLIGQLLFAGIMCALLISEGHSTAIVIPGTDIAFDWGPWFYYPFIVIMMMAVTNAVNFTDGVDGLLSGVSAIALGAFAVIAMQVTSLPAAVCAAAMIGAVLGFLVFNAHPAKVFMGDTGSLGIGGAIGAIAIVTKTELLFLVIGGIFVIEMLSVVIQVISFKTRGKRVFKMSPIHHHFELSGWSEWRVDVTFWAVGLVLAVIGLYLNKGL; this is translated from the coding sequence ATGGATTTTGGACTTATCTTGCTAACGATCGGCGTATCTTTTATTCTGGAGGTCATCTCGGCTCCGCTGATCATTCCGCTGCTGAGAAGACTCAAATTCGGCCAGCAAATCCGCGGCGAAGGGCCGCAAAGCCATTTGAAAAAGGCGGGAACGCCAACGATGGGCGGCATCATTATCCTATTGGCGTTTACGTTAGCTTTCTTGAAATTTTCCGTTGTGAATACCGACTTCTACGTGCTTCTGGTCGCCACGCTTGGCTTTGGACTGGTCGGATTTCTCGACGACTATATCAAAATTGTATTTAATCGGTCTTTGGGTCTCACACCCAGACAGAAATTGATTGGACAGCTGCTGTTCGCCGGAATCATGTGTGCCTTGCTCATCTCGGAGGGCCATAGCACAGCGATCGTTATACCGGGGACGGACATTGCGTTTGACTGGGGCCCGTGGTTCTATTATCCGTTTATCGTCATTATGATGATGGCGGTGACCAACGCCGTGAATTTTACCGATGGCGTGGACGGCTTGCTGTCTGGCGTCAGCGCGATTGCACTGGGGGCGTTTGCGGTGATCGCCATGCAGGTGACTTCGCTTCCTGCCGCGGTTTGTGCGGCAGCCATGATCGGTGCCGTGCTGGGCTTTCTGGTATTTAACGCTCATCCGGCCAAGGTGTTCATGGGCGATACCGGTTCGCTGGGCATCGGCGGGGCGATTGGAGCGATTGCGATCGTCACCAAAACCGAGCTGTTGTTCCTGGTCATCGGCGGAATTTTCGTCATCGAAATGTTGTCCGTCGTCATCCAGGTCATTTCGTTTAAGACACGCGGCAAACGGGTATTTAAAATGAGCCCGATTCACCATCATTTCGAGTTGTCCGGATGGTCGGAATGGCGCGTTGACGTCACCTTCTGGGCGGTTGGACTGGTGCTGGCGGTCATAGGACTTTACTTGAACAAGGGGTTGTAA